The Gossypium hirsutum isolate 1008001.06 chromosome D07, Gossypium_hirsutum_v2.1, whole genome shotgun sequence genome includes the window ACCGGTTTTCTTCTTTAAACTAAATCATTTTGCCAATGGATCTAAACTTCTGATATCCTTGTGCTGACCTGGATTCATCtttaaattccttttttttttttttgctaattgtttttattttgacaACATGCTATGAATAAATTTGGCTGCAACTGATGTATCCACATACCGTACAGGTCCTTGTTCAGCATACAGATAATTTATATGCTGCTAATGGTGCTGCAGTAGTATTGGCAGAAAAAGGCCAGTTTGATGTTTCAAAAGATATTTTTACTCAGGTCTGGGCTTGTAATTTGTCTCGTCATTATGCATGTATCATAAATTAAGAATTTTGTAATATAGCTACAGTTATTCTAGGTCCAAGAAGGTGCAAGTGGGAGCGTTTTTGTCCAAATGCCAGATGTATGGATAAACTTGGCTCATATTTTCTTCGCTCAAGGAAATTTTGCTTTGGCTGTAAAAATGGTGAGTTACCGGTTTAAAATGCTgtcccccccttttttttatacATTGATCTTTTGCACCACTATAAGTGATAATTCTTGCTATCTTGCAGTATCAAAATTGCCTGCGGAAGTTCTATTATAATACGGACTCCCAAATTCTTCTATACTTAGCTAGGACGCATTATGAAGCTGAACAATGGCAAGAATGCAAGAAAACTTTATTGAGAGCCATCCACTTAGCTCCTTCAAACTACACATTACGGTTTGATGCAGGAGTAGCAATGCAGAAATTCTCAACATCAACACTACAGAAGGAAAAGAGGACTGCAGATGAGGTTGtttcatcaaaatcatatcaatttcttttttctttcgcCAATACTCATCCCTTGGGGGAAGTTTCTTTATGAAATGGCTGTGCAGGTCATGAGAGATACTGTTATACTGCCTTGTATCTTTAAACAACAGTTGTGTGTGCGTATCATTATTTAGAATTAGTAGTAAGGAATGGTAATATAAATGGCTAATAGGTAGTTTGAAGCGGTCCTCTCCCATTAACAGTACAAGTTCCAATCATGCGGAAATGCATCCTTCAGGTAAAAAAACCAGGTGTTCCTATGGCGGAGAGATGAGCTTGGAGTGTTGTGACTGTTGAAAACCTTGTAAGAAAGTATATACACAGATATTCTTTGTAGAAGTTAAACATATGTTGATAAAAGACacatattttcaatttgattctgTCTACGATCTGCATTATTGATACTACTGGGAATTTGGGTGTTTTATAAAATGCAGAACAAATGGTTCTAAATTGTGTAGTGCAATTTTTTTATCTTGTCCTAGTGTAGTTGAAATGTGGCTAGTTTGTGATCCATATCATCATTCATTAATTGAGATCTATTGGAATGATATTGTTGTTTACAACTGGCTGCAGTGGACAAAAAGAGATCAATACACCGTCTAATCATATTCCCTTTTCACAATATTACAGGTTCGTTCAACAGTTGCAGAGCTAGAGAATGCTGTTCGCATTTTTAGTCAATTATCTGCTGCATCAAACCTTCATCTTCATGGGTTTGATGAGAAGAAGATTAACACCCATGTTGAATATTGCAAGCACTTGCTTGAAGCTGCAAAAGTTCACCGGGAAGCCGCTGAACGTGAAGAGCAGCAGAACAGGCAGAAACAAGAAGCAGCTCGTCAGCTTGCATTGGCCGAGGAAGCCCGTCGTAAGGCCGAAGAGCAAAGAAAATATCTGGTCAGCATGTGTAAACTTGATTTATCCTTTTGTACATCTATGATTATCATGATGTGAATATTTTTCCGCTTATTTTTGCTTACTACTTTTTGCTGCAAAACAGTTGGAGAGAAGAAAACAGGAAGATGAGCAGAAAAGGCTCCAGCAGGCGGAGGAACATTTTAAGCGCGTACAGGCAAGATTTTATCTACGGTCTATCAATTAGTTTTAGATTTTGAACTATTGCAGATATTTGATTTAGCAATATGATTTTATTTCTTCCTGAAGCTAGTATAAGGTAAAACTAAAAACAAGTTTATCAGATTTAAGAACTTATTCCTTCTCTCCTTGTTTTGCTTTTACTGATTGATCAGTTATTTGCAATAAAAAGTTGTCCACAACATATATTTTGTTGCTAGAAATAAAGTTCTTGCCCGAGgagtttcgttttttttttttttggctatgGAGACACTAAAACTTGAGCCATGCGTGTTATGTGCGGAAATCTTACAACATATTTTGCTTGCCTTGATATGAAGAAAAGGGCTATTTGATTTCAAAGAGCTTTGTTTGATTTGTTTGTCTGCTACCATCTTCAGGAGCAATGGAAGAGTAGCAACCCTGGGTCGAGGCGAAGGGACAGGTCTGAAATTGATGATGAAGAGGGTGGCCATAGTgagaagaggagaagaaaaggtGGAAAGAGGAGAAAGAAGGATAAAAACAAATCACGTTACGAGAGAGATGATGAGGAACCTGACATGATGGATGATCGGGAAGAAATGGAGGATGAAGATGCCAACAGGAACTATCGAGAATCCACAACTCGAATGAATGATCAGGATGACGACAATGGTGAAAATGCTCAAGATCTTCTTGCTGCAGCCGGATTAGAAGATTCCGATATGGAGGATGAGACGGTAacctttttatcacttttttcGCTTATTGGCATCTAACGTCATATTTTAGAATCTAATCCCATTTTTTCAATGCTTGTGCCttcatttaattgaattattagattagaatttaaaatattcttGCGCATTGCTGTAGTTTTTAGATGAATTGCTTTAGCTTCCTTAGGTTGTTAAATGAAATTTCGAAGAGATGATTCTTTTAGCATGCCCATTGTGTTAGAGTAGGCTCATCAATTCTAACACGAACCCAAAAACTCAACCCGATTGGCCTGAATCCAATACAACCATAAAAAGTCAACAATCTAAACCCTTCCAACTTAAACCAGAAATAACCCTAAACAAACACTCTGAAATGACCCGACCTGTAAAAACAATGACCTAAACTCGGGAATAACCTGAAATGACTCAAACCCAAAACTTATCTAAGCCTGAAATGATCCGAAAGTTTTGAAGTCCAAACTTGATCCAATTTAGATTGACTCAATTAAAATTCAACCTAACCAACCTACCCAATTGACAAGACTTTGTTGGCTTGTTTCCAGTTAGTATGTTATTATTTCAGCCAAACTATTAACATACAAAGGAAGAGCGCAGATATTTTGTATATATAGATATGGACGATACTGTGGTTCTTTTTCATTCTTTGTTGCCTGAGTTAACTTTTATTTGTGAAGGCCGCTGCACCTTCATCAGCTGCAGGAAGACGTAGAAGGGCATGGTCAGAATCTGATGATGATGAACCGGTACAAAGGAGACCAGAGTCAAGTCCTGTTAGAGGGAATTCAGCCGAGCTACAAGAGAGCGATGGAGAAATTAGAGAAGATAATCGTAAACCAAACGGAGGTGATGCGCTTGACGAGGATGAAGATTGACATCAAGCAAAAACATGAATTGAAAGTTCATTTTAATTGTATGTGGATATGAGATATTGTTTATAGATTATTGCATCTGTATCCCtagtgttattttattttaaaaaagattcaaTCTCAATGTTAGAACCTCTAATTGATGTTTAATCACTGTTGCAGTTAGTGCAATTGTTAACACAATTGTTCTAATCAAAGCCTTGCACTTGTTTCTGAATGTCAAGTACGGTGACAATTCGGGCAATGGAAAAAAATGTGATTAATGTTTTGTGTAATTTATAATTAGGTGATGCTTTGTGTAATTATAATACAAAGCATTACAAAAGTTGAAATAATTGAGTCGTGTGTGTAATCACGAGAATTGTAGTAGTTCGTGTTTAACTTACAACTTTTTAGAAAGTTGGCACATTGATAATTTGCAATTTTGTAAATTCTTTATTTTAGAATTGGATTATATTTTGAGTACTATTAtccagatctgaaattaaatctacttcataaaattaaacaaagaaGCAGCTTAGAATCCGAAATTGTTATCTGCAAATTGGATAATGGATTTTCATCGAGGGTTTATTTCATGGAGGGAGACGCCTTTGGgtgttatttttctagttagatTTGCATTATGCTTTAGTAATGATGAATAATGCTGTTCTTTGAAAaaccttcaaaaaaaaaaaaacaatgaagagagaaaagtaaAGCAGATAAGAGTTATTTGAACAATGGGGGTTTTATAACGTGGTGGTTGCTAATTTCGTACTTTGATTATGTGATCAAGAATTTAATTTTCGCTTATAGAAATGAAATACATTTAATAACCAATCAATCATTTATTTCTTCgaaaaatattaataacaaaaaattaatcATTTCTACGGAGGATGGGTTAtcctataaaaaaaatcatttggaaagCACTATTAAGAATAAAAGATTATATCATCATTGGATTCACTGGACCGCTTATAGCTTTGATTTGCCAAACTAGGGAAAATATAGGGTCCCTACCTCAACAACCATTACATTATAAGTAACGGTTGATTAgaaaattatttatcataatttgatttccctttttgtttttcatattattttttttttattttgaatttttagactTTGATAAAACGAACTGTTGGCAGTATTTCAGTctttttcattaataattttcaaaagaaaaattttatgaaaataaaaaaaattaaaaagtaaaattaatttaattttgatactAACAGTTTTTTAACTTATATTCCATAAATTATTcaaactaatttttaatttttcattgaaaatattaaaagtaaaaacatCACCCCATGCTAGCAACCATCAAATCCAATCTTACACTTACGAGCTATAAAATTTCTGCAATGAACAATTTAGATATATCCTCCTCCATTAAAAACACAcaaatcaatttcatcaaaattttcagtAGACCCAAAAAGAAGCCATAAGTAAATCAAATATATTACTGAAAAGATGGCTAAACAAAGTGTAGAAACCCACAACGTGTTGCACAAACCAAGGCATGAATCTGTGTGTTGGTGGCCATTCTCCAAAGAAATGATACTGGACTAATTTCTTGGCCAAAGCATAGCATTACCCTTCACCATACTTTAATTCTGATTATAatatctttaattaatttaaatagttaatatatcAATTCACCATCAATACCTAGCCAATTGTAGTCCTTGCAAGCACATAATGTGCTCGAGACATTGAACACCTTTAGTCTACCTTACCAAAAACAGGTGTTGAGACCTCCCCTGCATGAATTGTCTTAGAAGCTTCATTAAATTCACACAAGTCCGATCATCACTTGATTGCAAGTTATCATCCTTATTGCCACTTAACTAGAAAAAATTTATTGAGTCCACAAAAAAACAAACGAAAACAAGATATACACGAACATGTGTCAAGACTTGAGAGCAAGAGGTGACGAAACTTGAttgcagatatatatatatatgcatatccCTTCCTTCATCATTAAAAAATCTTATGCAAAAACTCTACCTGAACGTCACTACAAGCGATTCTCTACACTACAGTGCCATGTGAACTACCACTCTCCTACTTATCTTGAAAGTTacctaatttaacaaaaaaatctaTAACATCATAATGGGTTGAAAGGtacattgtttaaaaaaaattttagaagataattaattatttaaattaactaatgaCATTCTAAAGGTTGAAggaataaattatgttaaattaaagagtCAATCATGATTTTAAACATAATGGAAAGATCAAAAATCATAACTTCACCAAACAAGTATAGTTTGAAGACTAAAATAAAAGCTTATTTCCATCGATTGAATAACCgttaaagtgacaaaaaaattatattcaagtTTTTAATTGACATTAATCTTAAAGTCAATCCTCGGGCAACACCTACAGTTACcctttatatttatatacataaatacTCGTGTCCATAGAATATTGGACCTAACAGTAGATGCAAGACACTGGGGTTTTTCTCTTTGCTTCTAAATTTTTAGTTAGGAGGGAGGAAGAACTTCAAAAAGTTGGTTCCCTTAGATCACGTATGTGCTGTTTTCATATTGAAAACTTCAGCTACCATCTTAAATGGTTCCAACCGTGACACCCCTTCATTGTATACCCCCTATTCTTTGGTTAAAAATCATACCACAAATATAGCTTGTTTTCATTGAGCAAAGGCCAGAGAATACTCCCATGTGAGTAGCTGGCCCTAATTTCTAGTTTAAAAAGGATGGCTACTGGCCTGCCTCTGACATTTCAGCCTTTGTCAAAACCGAATCTCTACTGCCACCTTTAAAGGAAGGGACAATTGAAGATTTCATATTTCACATTCATGCATTATGGACCTTATTTAGCTTCACTTATAGATAAAAAGATATTATTTACCTCAGCTAGAAGATTCTTGTTAGCTTTTGTTGATGCAAAAAAGCAAACCCACTTTGCTTAGATAAActaaatttagctctcaacaAAATTGGTATTATAGAATTCCTTCCATAAGAACCTaattatattttatctcatttagtaaaaaatagataaattaatcccTAAATATCATATCAAAAAGCATAATTCTCTATATTGAAAATTGTCATGATTGAAAGGCGTGTCATATATATTTCATACTAGCATACAAAAACCAATTTTTAacggtaaaaataaatttttaacaaaaatattaatttactctttgatctaatgtaagggactaatttactcatttttttagtatagggtcaaaatacaatctaacttctAATACAAGGGCCTCCTTGATATTTTGCCCAAAAAAATGTCTTCTATTGCCATAACTTTCCTCCCTTCCAACATACCATTGGCACAAAGGACCACCTTCTGAAATCTCTCCATAATGATCTTTTTCCTTTGCATATCCTAATTAAGACTGCATAACAGGCTGCATTTATATGTTATCATCTAATATATCGAAAAAACTCGGGTTATTGTTTGCAAAATATGTGATTGCATAAAAAAATAGAGCAGATGAAGTCCATTGAGTCTCTCCAACTATCTAGATGAGAGAACCAATGCCAATGTTGCTCATTGCAACTGTTTCATTCTTTTCCTAACTAAAAGAGTATTCTTGTTGTTCTATGATGAAATAGTGACCTGTAATTCACATGCATATAGAATCAGTCTCATCATCATAACCACGAGAATAGTGTGCATGAGAATATCTCCAAATACCAACTGCAATATGCATCAAAATATCCACACTTTCCTCATCTATATAAAAGGGAAACGCATACCATTCAAGCCTCAAAAGATAGTAGCAAAGATGATTCTCCCAatcttttttatgttttctttcttattatcatcatcatcctGCAATGCATTAGACTTTTGTGTTGCAGACCTAAAGACTCCTCAAGGGCTTGCAGGTTACTCTTGCAAGAAGCTTGAACTAGTCACTGTAGACGATTTCGTTTTCTCCGGACTACACGCGGGCAACACTTCAAACCTCATAAAAGCTGCTGTAACACCAGCATTCACTGCTCAGTTTCCTGGTGTTAACGGACTCGGCATTTCCATAGCTCGTCTGGATTTGGCTGTTGGCGGAGTAGTGCCTATGCATACACACCCCGACAGTTCGGAAATCATTGTTGTTATTCAAGGCATAATTGATGCCGGATTCGTATCATCTGCCAACAAAGTTTACTTCAAAACTCTTAAAACTGGGGATATCATGGTTTTCCCCCAAGGTTTATTGCACTTTCAAATCAATGCAGGTACAACACCAGCATTGGCATATGTATCTTTCAGTAGTCCAAGCCCTGGTGTTCAAATCCTAGACTTCGCCTTGTTTGGAAATGATTTGCCCTCCAACATTATAGAGGAGACTACCTTCCTAGATGATGCTCAGGTTAAGAAACTGAAGGGTGTTCTTGGTGGAACTGGTTAAGTTCCATGTCCTTCTTTGTATTCCTTCTTCAAGTTCCATTGTCTTTTGCTAAGCTGATATATCTGACAATCAAATctctaagaaaaaaaaatagttgcTAAACCTGAAAACTGTTGCATAGAGAAACTGTTTATATTTCATATGTCAAAACACGGTAATACCATGGAGGCACTTGTATGAGGTGTCAGTCGCCCCCTacttaaaaaaatgagtaaattagttcattctattaaaaatttcattcatttctacagTTAAAAACTAGCATGGCTTACCGACCAAATACTGACATGTGATGTGCCACATGTACTTTATGCTGAAATGCAGGAACCaacttttaacaataaaaatagattaattttttaacagagacttactctttgatctaatgtatagggactGATTTATCCATGTTTTGAGTAGAGGGGTTAAATACAATCCAACTCTTAGTACAAagacctccatgatacttttactgtCAAAACACTTTTATTTAGCTATTGTCGAATCCTCTGTTCAATGGTGAACTAGTTGAAGCAGTAATCTGACCGGTCTGATTCACAACAGGAACTCTATAAAGGGTGACTGATTACCTAGGAACCTTAGTTCAAGTGGCCCTTATAAATCAATCACCAAGCCACTCTGGACCATTATTCATAGTACTATAAAACCATCACACTCTATACAGCAAAAAAAATAACACAAGGAATGGTGAATAAATAGGGGAAGGAAAAGGCAAAAGTTTTTCACTAACATGTAAAGGCCAACGTTTTGTATTATACAATAAAGCATTCTCATCATTATCTCAAATCTAACAAGAGATGAGAACAGTACAAACAGGAATTACACATATCAGAATGCATGGCCATTGTATACCTAACACTACAAGTACAGAGGGATAAGATGAATCAAATGCATGAAGGGATAAAAGTGACGGTCTCCCATACCAATCACGGTAAACATTTTGGCAACTTCCCATTGAACTCAACGCATTTTGTTGTCCTTGTTGCAACTACGAACAGCCAAACCAGCCATGTTAGGAGTTGCAGCGGCAGCGGCAACAACAAATTGTAGATCAGACAAGGAGAAAGACCGGCATGGAGGGTTCAAATTCGGTTGAGCAGCTATCGATGATGAACTAATCATAGTTGATTTTTTAAACTGTGGATGTAGAGGTGGAAGACAACTAGACGGTGATGATGACATCAAGTTCAAGTCAGAGCTACTCATAGTAGTTCCGAAAGCCATTGCACTTCCATATGAGTTGCCTAATCGCTTTGAACCACGAGTTAATAAGTTCTTGCGTTTTCTATTATAAGGATTGTCCGGTTTTGCAAATTCTTTAACAGAGGAAGCAGTGACAGCATCAACAAGACTAGTGAAGGACTTTGATTTGCCATTATAAAACTTGGATATACCTTTTctgaaataagcaaaaaaaaaacacacacacacacaataataagaaattgaaaaacCCTCAAAACATGTGTAAAAATCACAACCACCCTTTTAAGAACAACACAGTTATTCAAGCAATGCTTTATAGCAAAAGATGGGAGTGAATGGAGTTTAGTTTACGGTAATTGATggcattaaattaataaaatattcaaattcaagaagtaatttaaggtttttaagttaCAAGTATAAATAATACACATAAAT containing:
- the LOC107932262 gene encoding auxin-binding protein ABP19a, with the translated sequence MRISPNTNCNMHQNIHTFLIYIKGKRIPFKPQKIVAKMILPIFFMFSFLLSSSSCNALDFCVADLKTPQGLAGYSCKKLELVTVDDFVFSGLHAGNTSNLIKAAVTPAFTAQFPGVNGLGISIARLDLAVGGVVPMHTHPDSSEIIVVIQGIIDAGFVSSANKVYFKTLKTGDIMVFPQGLLHFQINAGTTPALAYVSFSSPSPGVQILDFALFGNDLPSNIIEETTFLDDAQVKKLKGVLGGTG
- the LOC107932261 gene encoding uncharacterized protein, whose translation is MSLFFERNGDGNSIRRSGFIHDMQCIQDSPELKNDDQRESVLAEDREEEDDLEYCSSSSIGGNSDVSGESSSDGEDSRETEVQGKLKGPLDTMDALQEVLPTRKGISKFYNGKSKSFTSLVDAVTASSVKEFAKPDNPYNRKRKNLLTRGSKRLGNSYGSAMAFGTTMSSSDLNLMSSSPSSCLPPLHPQFKKSTMISSSSIAAQPNLNPPCRSFSLSDLQFVVAAAAATPNMAGLAVRSCNKDNKMR